A portion of the Sabethes cyaneus chromosome 3, idSabCyanKW18_F2, whole genome shotgun sequence genome contains these proteins:
- the LOC128743836 gene encoding uncharacterized protein DDB_G0286175-like: MMVAEFVTRQQNGSPINGEIPGQNHNNSNMPAHSALLMGSDSTGRGSPVSPGSDYNGNGYDLASHLQRKELFSQRKQREFIPDNKKDDSYWDRRRRNNEAAKRSREKRRFNDMVLEQRVVELTKENHVLKAQLDAIKNKYNICGENLVSVDQIMATLPTNEQVLSSTKRVKINSTAPIAFPLARTPVPQPSLTPQPVPVQIPQHHHQSHAPQQVLQQQQQQQQQQQQQQQHPAQSQPPQQQSQQAAVIHPNPNIESPPPPQSIASQLQQITIQHTNSHYNHHHSPAAIYRGEYEPVLTNGSSRCDSNKRDTAIRSPLARVDLLERDEHRNDSLVDQRDRDRDREREHDRDDVPALPVPTFGSTNSHIGGPHISHHPYAGPYSIPNYPVSYAGNLYPSPPREINALLTANVLNLSRRAPSPYETSNGTGSNSSHSSSGDDEHEREQIHDHNNSLPVKLRHKSHLGDKDAATALLALQNIKQEPQLRASSPWDDGDGSSDERDSGISTEWPTKAEQKMMVPLPSSPPSISVSPIASNAAIAGPAGNIIGGKITSIPASVVISKKAEENIHLQSKLARLESEVATIKNMMISNTTGSGFGVTAAAQ, translated from the exons ATGATGGTTGCGGAATTTGTAACACGACAACAGAACGGTTCGCCAATCAACGGTGAAATACCCGGTCAGAATCATAACAACTCCAACATGCCCG CACACAGTGCCTTGCTAATGGGTAGCGACTCTACCGGACGCGGAAGTCCCGTCAGTCCGGGATCCGACTACAACGGTAACGGATATGATCTGGCATCACATCTACAgcgcaaggaactattttcccAGCGCAAACAGCGTGAATTCATCCCAGacaacaaaaaagacgacagCTACTGGGATCGGAGACGCCGCAACAACGAAGCGGCCAAGCGTTCCCGCGAAAAGCGTCGTTTCAACGATATGGTTCTGGAACAGCGTGTCGTTGAACTAACTAAGGAAAACCATGTGCTGAAGGCACAACTGGATGCaatcaaaaataaatacaaCATTTGCGGGGAGAACTTGGTTAGCGTTGACCAGATAATGGCAACCCTGCCAACCAACGAACAGGTGCTGAGTTCGACAAAGCGCGTTAAAATCAACAGCACCGCACCGATTGCATTCCCGCTGGCAAGGACTCCGGTACCTCAGCCTTCACTGACACCACAACCCGTACCGGTACAGATACCACAGCATCATCATCAGTCTCACGCACCTCAGCAGgttctgcagcagcagcagcagcagcaacaacaacaacaacagcaacagcaacacccAGCCCAATCGCAGCCACCCCAGCAACAATCACAGCAAGCCGCAGTCATTCACCCCAATCCGAACATCGAATCTCCCCCTCCGCCACAGTCCATCGCTTCGCAGCTGCAGCAGATCACCATTCAGCACACAAACTCACACTACAATCACCACCACTCGCCTGCCGCCATCTACCGCGGCGAGTACGAGCCCGTACTGACCAACGGTAGCAGTCGGTGCGATAGTAATAAGCGTGACACCGCCATCCGGAGTCCCCTTGCCAGAGTCGACCTGCTGGAGCGTGATGAACATCGCAATGACTCGCTGGTCGACCAGCGAGACCGAGACCGTGATCGTGAACGTGAACACGATCGCGACGACGTTCCTGCTCTACCGGTTCCTACCTTCGGCTCGACCAACTCGCACATCGGTGGACCGCACATCTCGCACCATCCGTACGCTGGTCCCTACTCGATCCCGAACTATCCGGTAAGCTATGCCGGCAACCTCTATCCGTCGCCACCGCGAGAGATCAACGCCCTGCTTACCGCCAACGTACTCAACCTCAGCCGCCGGGCTCCGTCGCCTTACGAAACCTCCAACGGAACGGGCTCGAACAGCAGTCACAGTAGTTCCGGCGACGATGAGCACGAACGCGAACAGATTCACGACCACAACAACAGTCTACCAGTGAAACTGAGGCACAAATCACATCTGGGCGACAAGGACGCAGCCACCGCCCTGCTTGCCCTGCAAAACATCAAACAAGAACCCCAGTTGCGAGCCTCTTCACCGTGGGACGATGGTGATGGTTCCTCCGACGAGCGCGACTCCGGTATCTCTACGGAGTGGCCAACCAAGGCGGAACAGAAAATGATGGTCCCCCTGCCATCGTCACCTCCGTCCATTTCGGTATCACCAATCGCATCGAATGCAGCCATCGCCGGTCCGGCCGGGAACATCATCGGCGGAAAGATCACCTCGATCCCGGCGTCCGTCGTCATCAGCAAGAAGGCCGAGGAAAACATCCATCTCCAGTCGAAATTGGCCCGGCTGGAGTCGGAAGTGGCCACTATCAAGAACATGATGATTTCCAACACTACTGGCAGCGGATTTGGTGTCACAGCCGCGGCTCAATGA